From one Solanum lycopersicum chromosome 12, SLM_r2.1 genomic stretch:
- the LOC101247195 gene encoding 14-3-3 protein 2 (The RefSeq protein has 1 substitution compared to this genomic sequence), producing the protein MAREENVYMAKLAEQAERYEEMVQFMEKVSTSLGSEELTVEERNLLSVAYKNVIGARRASWRIISSIEQKEESRGNEEHVKCIKEYRSKIESELSDICDGILKLLDSNLIPSASNGDSKVFYLKMKGDYHRYLAEFKTGAERKEAAESTLSAYKAAQDIANTELAPTHPIRLGLALNFSVFYYEILNSPDRACNLAKQAFDEAIAELDTLGEESYKDSTLIMQLLRDNLTLWTSDMQDDGADEIKETKNDNEQQ; encoded by the exons ATGGCTCGTGAGGAGAATGTGTACATGGCGAAGCTTGCTGAGCAAGCTGAAAGATACGAAGAAATGGTGCAGTTCATGGAGAAAGTTTCAACTTCATTAGGCTCAGAGGAACTTACTGTTGAGGAACGGAATCTTCTTTCCGTTGCTTACAAAAACGTTATCGGGGCTCGTAGAGCCTCGTGGCGTATTATCTCTTCAATTGAACAGAAGGAGGAGTCGAGGGGAAATGAGGAACATGTTAAATGTATAAAGGAGTATAGATCTAAGATTGAATCTGAACTTTCGGATATTTGTGATGGAATTCTCAAGCTCCTTGATTCTAATCTCATTCCTTCAGCTTCTAATGGCGATTCTAAGGTGTTTTACCTTAAAATGAAGGGTGATTATCATCGTTATTTGGCTGAATTTAAGACCGGAGCTGAACGTAAGGAAGCTGCTGAGAGCACACTCTCCGCCTACAAAGCTGCTCAG GATATTGCAAATACTGAACTTGCCCCAACACATCCAATCCGACTTGGACTGGCTCTCAACTTCTCTGTGTTTTATTATGAGATTTTGAACTCTCCTGACCGTGCTTGCAATCTTGCTAAACAA GCATTTGATGAAGCAATTGCCGAGTTGGACACACTGGGAGAAGAATCTTACAAGGATAGCACTTTGATCATGCAACTTCTTCGTGACAATCTCACTCTCTGGACCTCTGATATGCAG GATGATGGTGCTGATGAAATTAAGGAAACGAAACCCGACAATGAACAACAGTGA
- the LOC101246900 gene encoding cytochrome c oxidase subunit 6b-1: MAEVDNSKSPSLSEQYLLKEKEEKSTTVANPVEETEVKASSTAPSEEDTPKTEETPVVESSEAVPATSEESSGASDSTSPEINEASPPVEAESENHESADETPEIKLETAPADFRFPTTNQTRHCFTRYVEYHRCIAAKGEGAPECDKFAKYYRSLCPGEWIDRWNEQRENGTFPGPL; this comes from the exons ATGGCCGAAGTAGACAACTCAAAATCTCCATCTTTATCTGAG CAATATTTActgaaagagaaagaagagaaatcCACCACAGTGGCTAATCCAGTGGAAGAAACTGAGGTTAAGGCCTCTTCAACTGCTCCATCTGAGGAAGATACTCCAAAAACTGAGGAAACCCCAGTAGTTGAGAGTAGTGAAGCTGTGCCTGCCACATCTGAAGAAAGCAGTGGAGCCTCTGACTCAACGTCACCGGAAATTAATGAAGCTTCTCCTCCTGTAGAGGCTGAGAGTGAAAATCATGAATCCGCTGATGAGACCCCTGAGATTAAG CTTGAGACTGCGCCTGCTGACTTCCGCTTCCCTACTACAAATCAAACAAGGCACTGCTTCACTAGATATGTTGAATACCACCG ATGCATAGCTGCAAAGGGTGAAGGTGCTCCTGAATGTGACAAGTTCGCCAAGTATTATCGATCCCTTTGCCCTGGTGAATGG ATTGATAGATGGAATGAGCAGAGGGAGAATGGCACCTTTCCAGGACCACTGTAA
- the LOC101252855 gene encoding uncharacterized protein, translating into MMHVLASVEEQLIVKSIKEECNWEDLSKRLQAALNSKEEWHKRIIEHCIKKRLQWNTSFASKVCKEGEYYEEMLRYLRRNLALFPYHLADYFCRVMRMSPFKYYCDMLFEVMKNEQPYDSIPNFSAADALRLTGVGRNEFIDIMNKCKSKKFMWKLNKSIAKELLPTQPVDFVIEPWWAVCLVNFTMEEFKKLTEEEMATIDKICEEANSFVLFNPEIIRGLHRHGLVYFDVPVYADDRFKVSRLEGFVSNREQSYEDPIEELLYAVFVVSSEHSTVAELSTTLQADLSQLQAAASFACRLGWAIKLIDPSAILQDSNVPGSPKCILSDEEDGSNASLVFANASTDGNAFQHGEIPWAENNISGSGYGRIAFLVDANITSYLMMGSVSPGLKSHAVTLYEAGKLGHASIADLCNDLSTLEGAVFEGELQEFANHAFSLRRVLECLTSGGVQAEEVEKTTIISRPSDDTTSLMDISVTENSGDSATNEFEINDDNSVHSGTPKECTDERKHLSGNSSSDNIYSKTDEKSVCTEDLDTAKGLKKQKNHRVDILRIESLAALSPATLDRLFQRDYDIVVSMVPIPPSVLPGAKGPAHFGPPSPLSMTPWMKLVLYSAMTSGPLSVVLMKGQCLRMLPAPLAGCEKALVWSWDGSSIGGSGKMAEGNLVKGSILLHCVNSLLNHSAVLVQPLSRYDLDEAGRVVTLDVPLPLKNSDGSTPQIGEELGLPNKEMLNLNSLLSGLGNKMSFWTVGYIRLLRLHKGRLMENLAPDDHEMYEWVPLSVEFGIPLFSPKLCNNICKRVVSSQLLQTDLLTEHHNEMQDLRRRLRDVCAEYQANGPTAKLLYQKEQSKDAASRHLMTYASRIWNPLANPSSPISCPTNKSQRLKLANRQRCRTEVLSFDGNILRSYALPSIYEAEESPSNTTKVDQDDTDSKELIHPGANLLYDGSELRPFEIGACLQARQPVYLIADASAASAFYSVK; encoded by the exons ATGATGCACGTATTGGCGAGTGTCGAAGAACAGCTGATCGTAAAATCAATCAAAGAAGAATGCAACTGGGAGGATCTCTCAAAGAGGCTTCAAGCCGCTCTAAATTCCAAAGAAGAATGGCATAAAag GATAATTGAACATTGCATAAAAAAGAGACTTCAGTGGAACACTAGTTTTGCAAGTAAAGTTTGCAAAGAAGGTGAATACTATGAAGAAATGTTGCGTTATCTACGAAGGAATTTAGCG CTCTTCCCATATCACCTAGCGGATTATTTTTGCCGTGTCATGAGGATGTCTCCTTTCAAATACTACTGCGACATGTTATTTGAGGTCATGAAAAATG AGCAACCTTATGACAGCATCCCGAATTTTAGTGCTGCTGATGCCTTACGGCTCACTGGAGTTGGAAGAAATGAATTTATCGATATCATGAATAAGTGCAAGTCTAAG AAATTTATGTGGAAACTGAACAAATCAATAGCGAAAGAACTGTTGCCTACGCAGCCAGTGGACTTTGTTATTGAGCCATGGTGGGCAGTTTGTCTAGTCAACTTTACTATGGAAGAATTTAAG AAATTGACAGAAGAAGAAATGGCAACAATAGATAAAATCTGTGAGGAAGCaaattcttttgttctttttaatcCGGAAATTATAAGAGGTCTACATCGACATGGACTAGTGTACTTTGATGTTCCTGTCTATGCTGATGATCGCTTTAAAG TTTCCAGGCTTGAAGGATTCGTTTCAAACCGAGAGCAGTCTTATGAAGATCCCATTGAGGA GTTGCTGTATGCTGTTTTTGTGGTTTCAAGTGAGCATTCAACTGTTGCTGAGTTATCGACAACATTACAAGCTGATCTTTCTCAATTGCAAGCAGCTGCTTCTTTTGCTTGCCGATTAGGATGGGCTATCAAACTAATCGATCCATCTGCTATTCTTCAAGATTCTAATGTCCCGGGATCACCTAAATGTATCCTCAGCGACGAAGAAGATGGTTCAAATGCTAGCTTGGTCTTTGCAAATGCATCCACTGATGGCAATGCTTTTCAGCATGGAGAAATTCCATGGGCAGAAAATAATATCTCGGGGTCTGGTTATGGTCGAATTGCTTTCCTTGTTGATGCTAATATTACTTCGTATCTTATGATGGGATCTGTATCACCAG GTCTGAAATCTCACGCAGTGACGTTATATGAAGCTGGAAAACTTGGTCATGCTAGCATTGCAGATCTTTGTAATGATTTGAGCACACTAGAGGGTGCAGTATTCGAAGGCGAACTGCAGGAGTTTGCCAATCATGCATTTAGCCTTCGGCGTGTCCTGGAATGTCTAACATCTGGAGGGGTTCAAGCTGAAGAAGTCGAAAAGACCACTATTATTTCTcgtccaagtgatgatactacTTCCTTGATGGATATTTCTGTTACTGAAAACTCGGGAGATTCTGCTACGAATGAGTTTGAGATAAATGATGATAATTCAGTACATTCTGGAACACCCAAAGAATGCACTGATGAGAGGAAACATCTATCTGGTAATTCTTCCAGTGATAATATATATTCTAAGACTGATGAGAAGTCGGTATGTACTGAAGATTTAGACACTGCGAAAGGCTTAAAGAAACAGAAGAATCATCGTGTGGATATTCTCCGTATTGAAAGCTTGGCTGCTCTATCACCGGCTACTTTAGATCGTCTATTTCAGCGTGACTATGATATTGTCGTATCCATGGTTCCCATTCCTCCTTCTGTTTTGCCAGGAGCAAAAGGCCCTGCTCATTTTGGACCGCCCTCACCCTTGTCTATGACGCCTTGGATGAAGTTGGTGCTATATTCTGCTATGACTAGTGGACCTCTCTCTGTTGTTCTAATGAAAGGCCAATGTTTAAGAATGCTTCCTGCGCCGTTAGCTGGTTGTGAGAAAGCACTTGTCTGGTCATGGGATGGATCTTCTATTGGAGGTTCAGGGAAGATGGCGGAAGGGAACTTAGTGAAAGGAAGTATACTTTTACATTGTGTAAATTCACTTCTCAATCATTCAGCTGTTCTTGTACAGCCACTTAGCAGATATGATCTTGATGAGGCTGGAAGAGTTGTTACTTTGGATGTCCCTTTGCCCTTGAAAAACTCGGACGGTTCAACGCCTCAGATAGGGGAGGAATTAGGATTGCCCAACAAAGAGATGTTGAATTTGAACTCACTATTATCTGGTTTAGGGAACAAAATGAGCTTTTGGACCGTTGGTTATATTCGTCTATTAAGACTTCACAAAGGTAGACTCATGGAAAACCTTGCACCAGATGATCATGAGATGTATGAATGGGTTCCACTAAGCGTAGAATTCGGTATCCCACTGTTTAGTCCAAAGCTGTGCAATAATATATGTAAGAGAGTAGTCTCGTCGCAGCTACTCCAAACAGACTTACTCACAGAGCATCATAATGAAATGCAAGACTTAAGAAGGAGACTACGAGACGTTTGTGCTGAGTATCAAGCCAATGGTCCAACCGCGAAACTCCTTTACCAGAAAGAACAGTCTAAAGATGCAGCATCCCGGCATCTTATGACCTATGCGAGCAGAATATGGAACCCCCTGGCTAATCCTTCTTCTCCCATTTCTTGTCCCACTAACAAAAGCCAGAGGCTGAAACTTGCTAATCGACAAAGATGTCGTACAGAAGTTCTCAGTTTTGATGGCAACATTCTGAG